One part of the Glycine soja cultivar W05 chromosome 11, ASM419377v2, whole genome shotgun sequence genome encodes these proteins:
- the LOC114375901 gene encoding CBL-interacting protein kinase 5-like, producing the protein MDNKATILMQKYEVGHFLGQGNFAKVYHARNLKTGQSVAIKVFNKESVIKVGMKEQLKREISLMRLVRHPNIVQLHEVMASKTKIYFAMEMVKGGELFYKVSRGRLREDVARKYFQQLIDAVGHCHSRGVCHRDLKPENLLVDENGDLKVTDFGLSALVESRENDGLLHTICGTPAYVAPEVIKKKGYDGAKADIWSCGVILFVLLAGFLPFNDKNLMQMYKKIIKADFKFPHWFSSDVKMLLYRILDPNPKTRIGIAKIVQSRWFRKGYVQLEAFQLPPLSPRNAKDISDVQAAFASSSDSDSDGSPMSNKEDSPMKLYRFNAFDLISISSGFDLSGLFEDNQNGRQLARFTTRKPPSTIVSMLEEIAQIDGRFKILKKNGVVRLEEYKAGINGQLTIDAEIFEVTSSFHVVEVTKIAGNTLEYWKFWDQYLKPSLNEMVWVWQRYEQQQ; encoded by the coding sequence ATGGATAACAAGGCAACAATTCTGATGCAAAAGTACGAGGTTGGACATTTTCTTGGCCAAGGCAATTTCGCCAAAGTTTACCACGCAAGGAACTTGAAGACTGGCCAGAGCGTCGCCATCAAAGTTTTCAACAAAGAGTCGGTGATTAAGGTGGGGATGAAGGAGCAACTCAAGCGCGAAATCTCTCTGATGCGCCTTGTGAGGCACCCCAACATTGTTCAGCTTCATGAGGTCATGGCAAGCAAGACAAAGATATATTTTGCAATGGAAATGGTGAAAGGTGGTGAACTTTTCTATAAAGTGTCCCGAGGGAGGTTGAGGGAGGATGTGGCAAGAAAATATTTCCAGCAGCTGATTGATGCTGTTGGTCACTGCCACAGCCGAGGGGTGTGTCACCGCGATCTCAAGCCAGAGAACCTTCTTGTTGATGAGAACGGGGACCTCAAAGTTACGGATTTCGGTTTGAGTGCATTGGTGGAATCCAGGGAGAATGATGGCCTTCTTCACACAATATGTGGCACTCCAGCTTATGTAGCTCCTGAGGTAATAAAGAAGAAAGGATATGATGGAGCCAAGGCAGATATTTGGTCTTGTGGGGTCATTCTCTTTGTTCTCTTGGCCGGTTTTCTTCCTTTCAATGATAAAAATCTTATGCAGATGTACAAGAAGATTATCAAAGCAGATTTCAAGTTCCCGCATTGGTTCTCTTCAGATGTGAAAATGCTTCTTTATAGGATCCTTGATCCCAATCCAAAGACAAGAATTGGTATTGCTAAGATTGTGCAAAGCCGTTGGTTTAGAAAGGGGTATGTGCAGCTTGAAGCATTTCAGCTGCCACCATTGTCCCCTAGAAATGCTAAGGATATCTCAGATGTTCAAGCTGCATTTGcctcttcatcagattcagattcagatGGTAGTCCAATGTCAAATAAAGAAGATAGCCCCATGAAGCTATATCGGTTCAATGCATTTGATTTGATATCAATCTCTTCAGGTTTTGATCTTTCTGGTTTGTTTGAGGATAATCAGAATGGAAGACAATTGGCAAGATTTACTACTAGAAAACCACCTTCAACCATTGTGTCAATGCTTGAAGAGATAGCACAAATAGATGGTAGATTTAAGATCTTGAAGAAAAATGGAGTTGTTAGATTGGAGGAATACAAGGCAGGGATAAACGGCCAACTCACTATAGATGCTGAAATTTTTGAAGTTACATCTTCCTTTCATGTTGTTGAGGTGACGAAAATTGCAGGAAACACATTGGAATATTGGAAATTCTGGGACCAGTACTTGAAACCTTCTTTGAATGAAATGGTTTGGGTCTGGCAAAGATATGAGCAACAGCAGTAG